A single genomic interval of Persephonella atlantica harbors:
- the fusA gene encoding elongation factor G codes for MARQVPIEKLRNIGIVAHIDAGKTTTTERILFYTGKTYKIGEVHEGAATMDWMEQEKERGITITSATTAAYWKGHQLNIIDTPGHVDFGVEVVRSMKALDGIVFVFSSVEAVQPQSEANWRWADKFGVPRIAFVNKMDRVGADFFKVYEDIIEKLGAKPVPIQVPIGKEDSFEGVVDLFEMKAYIWRGDELGAKYDVTDEIPEDVKPVAEEWREKMIEAIVETDEELMEKYLEGEEITVEELKKALRKATIDRELVPMLCGSAFKNKGVQPLLDAVIDFLPSPVDMPPVKGVNPNTGEEEERKPSDDEPFCALAFKVMADPYAGQLTYFRVYSGHVKAGDTVLIANKNKKVRVGRILRMHANQREEITEVYAGDIAAAVGLDTVTGDTLSDVNHPIVLESMEFPEPVIAMAIEPKTKSDQEKLSQVLNKFMKEDPTFKVTVDPETNQTLIHGMGELHLEIMVDRMKREYGIEVNVGKPQVAYKETIKKKATGEGKFIRQSGGRGQYGHAIIEIEPLEGKEYEFVDKIVGGVIPKEFIPAVDAGIQEAMQNGIIAGYPVIGVKATLFDGSFHEVDSSEIAFKIAGSMAFREAAKKANPVLLEPIMLVEVDTPEEYMGDVMGDLSKRRGKILGSEKKGTTITIRAEVPLAEMFGYATDLRSLTQGRATFSMVFEKYEEVPKNIADEIAGERAKATS; via the coding sequence ATGGCAAGGCAAGTGCCAATTGAAAAATTAAGAAACATAGGTATCGTTGCTCATATTGATGCAGGAAAAACTACAACAACAGAGAGAATTCTGTTCTATACAGGTAAAACATATAAAATTGGTGAGGTGCACGAAGGTGCAGCCACCATGGACTGGATGGAGCAGGAAAAGGAAAGAGGTATCACAATCACATCAGCAACAACAGCAGCATACTGGAAAGGACACCAGCTGAACATTATTGATACACCAGGACACGTTGATTTTGGTGTTGAAGTTGTCCGCTCCATGAAAGCATTAGATGGTATTGTTTTTGTATTCTCTTCCGTTGAAGCGGTTCAGCCCCAGTCTGAGGCAAACTGGAGATGGGCAGACAAGTTTGGCGTTCCAAGAATAGCCTTTGTTAATAAAATGGACAGGGTTGGTGCAGACTTTTTCAAAGTTTATGAAGACATCATTGAAAAGTTAGGAGCAAAGCCGGTTCCCATTCAGGTTCCTATAGGAAAAGAGGATAGCTTTGAAGGTGTTGTTGACCTGTTTGAGATGAAGGCTTACATCTGGAGAGGAGACGAGCTGGGAGCAAAATACGATGTTACAGATGAGATACCAGAAGATGTAAAACCTGTAGCTGAAGAGTGGCGTGAAAAAATGATTGAAGCTATCGTTGAAACTGATGAAGAACTGATGGAAAAGTATCTTGAAGGTGAAGAGATAACAGTTGAAGAACTGAAAAAAGCTCTCAGAAAAGCAACAATAGATAGAGAGCTTGTCCCAATGCTCTGTGGTTCAGCCTTCAAAAACAAAGGAGTTCAACCTCTCCTTGATGCTGTTATAGATTTCCTCCCATCCCCTGTTGATATGCCACCTGTCAAAGGTGTCAATCCAAATACAGGAGAGGAGGAAGAAAGAAAACCATCAGATGATGAGCCATTCTGTGCTCTTGCATTTAAAGTTATGGCAGACCCATATGCAGGTCAGCTGACATACTTTAGAGTTTACTCTGGACATGTTAAGGCAGGGGATACAGTTCTGATAGCAAACAAAAACAAAAAGGTGAGAGTGGGAAGAATCCTCAGAATGCATGCAAACCAGAGGGAAGAAATCACAGAAGTTTATGCAGGGGATATAGCTGCAGCTGTTGGTCTTGATACAGTTACAGGGGACACCCTTTCTGACGTAAACCATCCAATAGTTCTTGAGTCTATGGAATTCCCAGAGCCTGTTATTGCAATGGCTATAGAGCCAAAAACAAAATCAGATCAGGAAAAATTATCACAGGTTTTAAATAAATTTATGAAAGAAGACCCAACATTTAAGGTAACTGTTGACCCTGAGACAAATCAGACACTTATCCACGGAATGGGTGAACTGCACCTGGAGATTATGGTTGACAGGATGAAAAGGGAGTACGGTATAGAGGTTAATGTAGGTAAGCCTCAGGTTGCATACAAAGAAACTATCAAGAAAAAAGCAACCGGTGAAGGTAAGTTTATCAGACAGTCTGGTGGTAGAGGTCAGTACGGTCACGCAATTATTGAGATAGAGCCCCTTGAAGGAAAAGAGTATGAGTTTGTAGATAAGATTGTAGGTGGAGTAATACCAAAAGAGTTTATACCTGCTGTTGATGCAGGAATTCAGGAAGCTATGCAGAACGGAATTATTGCTGGTTATCCTGTAATTGGTGTTAAAGCAACGCTGTTTGATGGCTCATTCCACGAAGTTGACTCTTCTGAGATAGCATTCAAAATTGCAGGTTCTATGGCTTTCAGAGAAGCTGCCAAGAAGGCTAACCCTGTTCTCCTTGAACCTATCATGCTCGTTGAAGTTGATACGCCAGAAGAGTATATGGGAGATGTAATGGGAGACCTTTCAAAAAGAAGAGGTAAGATATTAGGCTCTGAGAAGAAAGGAACAACAATAACCATAAGAGCAGAAGTTCCACTTGCTGAGATGTTTGGTTATGCAACAGACCTCAGGTCTTTGACGCAGGGTAGAGCTACATTCTCTATGGTATTTGAAAAGTATGAAGAGGTTCCAAAAAATATTGCTGATGAAATAGCTGGCGAAAGAGCCAAAGCTACAAGTTAA
- the rpsG gene encoding 30S ribosomal protein S7, translated as MPRKGPVKPREIMPDPIYKDVLVHKLINKVMKDGKKSIAEKIVYTAMKILEEKTGEDALTALHKAIENVKPVLEVRPRRVGGSTYQVPMEVPPRRQISLALRWIVEAARNRSGKGNYTMIEKLANELIDAYNNRGAAVKKKEDTHRMAEANKAFAHYRW; from the coding sequence ATGCCAAGGAAAGGACCGGTAAAGCCAAGAGAAATAATGCCAGATCCAATTTATAAAGATGTTTTAGTTCATAAGCTGATAAATAAAGTGATGAAAGATGGTAAGAAATCTATTGCTGAAAAAATTGTTTACACAGCAATGAAGATATTAGAAGAAAAAACAGGAGAAGATGCATTAACTGCTCTCCATAAAGCAATAGAGAATGTTAAACCTGTTTTAGAAGTGAGACCAAGAAGGGTTGGAGGTTCCACATATCAGGTTCCTATGGAGGTTCCCCCAAGAAGACAGATATCACTTGCCCTCAGATGGATTGTTGAGGCAGCAAGAAACAGAAGCGGTAAGGGAAATTACACAATGATAGAGAAGCTGGCGAATGAGCTTATTGATGCTTACAACAACAGGGGAGCAGCAGTTAAGAAAAAAGAAGATACACACAGAATGGCAGAGGCAAACAAAGCTTTTGCCCATTACAGATGGTAA
- the rpsL gene encoding 30S ribosomal protein S12 — MPTINQLVRKGREKVKKKSKAPALEGNPQKRGVCVRVYTTTPKKPNSALRKVARVRLSNGYEVTCYIPGIGHNLQEHSIVLVRGGRVKDLPGVRYKIVRGALDAAGVKDRRQSRSKYGTKRPKQ; from the coding sequence GTGCCAACGATAAACCAGCTTGTTAGGAAGGGAAGAGAGAAGGTTAAGAAAAAGTCAAAAGCTCCTGCATTAGAAGGAAATCCTCAAAAAAGAGGAGTGTGTGTAAGGGTTTACACAACAACCCCAAAAAAGCCAAACTCTGCTTTGAGGAAGGTTGCAAGGGTGAGACTTTCAAACGGATATGAGGTTACCTGTTACATTCCGGGTATTGGACACAACCTTCAGGAGCACTCTATCGTTCTTGTTAGAGGAGGAAGGGTTAAGGACCTGCCAGGTGTTAGATACAAAATAGTCAGAGGCGCCCTTGATGCTGCTGGTGTTAAAGATAGAAGACAGTCCCGTTCAAAATATGGAACAAAAAGACCAAAACAATAA
- the rpoC gene encoding DNA-directed RNA polymerase subunit beta' — protein sequence MPFESIRLSLASPEKIREWSHGEVKKPETLNYRTLKPEKDGLFCAKIFGPVKDYECLCGKYKKKKYEGTICDRCGVEVTRSDVRRERFGHIELASPVAHIWYLKSTPSKIGNLLGLTSRDIERVIYFESYLIVEHPEEEEEEAFENDPNTIPLMDGALTKYVKLYVKSEEEFREAYEYEHSDKYEYGMGAEKVKDILSRLDLEAYAAKLRKEMKSYAIGFDELGIEFKQNQERLYRKVISEIARRISEAGLKFGEIVPTEKEIDAVLTKEYYLVIDPKDSGLLEGQLIHEEELKDITARVGEEGIEVDKGPSAIEKLYKKYREKNPDIPIFEVIKDSVRQTILKEVAEQKLKKLVRRLRLIEGFIKSGNKPEWMILDVIPVIPPDLRPLIPLDGGRFATSDLNDLYRRVINRNNRLKRLIELDAPEIIIRNEKRMLQEAVDALIDNGRRGRIVTQNNRPLKSLSDSLRGKQGRFRQNLLGKRVDYSGRSVIVVGPELQMHQCGLPKIMALELFKPFIYRRLEEKGYATSIKNAKRMVQERAPEVWECLEEVVKQHPVLLNRAPTLHRMSVQAFEPVLVEGKAIKLHPLVCPPFNADFDGDQMAVHVPLSVEAQIESYVLMLSTQNILSPAHGKPITMPSQDIILGAYYMTQELEDAKGSGKLFANEDEAILAYDLGKVDLLAKIKVKKDGKIVETTVGRLIFNKILPEGFRFVNEPLDKKKISKLISEIYEQFGNEVTAETLDKLKELGFEYAAKAGVSISADDLVVPKNKWKIIRKAEEEAEKVWKQYVDGIITKGERHNKIIDIWSQTTNEVTRLLFEELEKTTRIENGKKYPGIFNPIYMMALSGARGNRDQIRQLAGMRGLMAKHSGEFIETPIRSNFKEGLTIVEYFISTYGARKGLADTALKTAVAGYLTRRLVDVAQDVIITNDDCGTLNGLDVSAIIEGGEIVVSLKDRIVGRYAAEDIYDPYTKELIVSAGEEIDEEKAQEIENAGIETVKIRSVLTCEQKRGVCAKCYGRDLSQKKLVDIGEAVGIIAAQSIGEPGTQLTMRTFHIGGAATAKAVQTKHVASVEGTVKLLNVKTVTDREGKVLVINRDGAVKIVDEEGKIKERFPVPYGGILKVKDGDTVKPGDTLVEWDPFSIPIIAEKSGELELRDVILDVTLREERDNITGKTIMDISFMRPKDAVLHTPRMVIKGDDGKEYSYDLPVNTIIMISRNDLETKWDKCLACSESEDADVYHNYLQVKPGFKVEAGDIIAKIPRETAKVRDIVGGLPRVEELLEAREPKNKAIVSEIDGIVRIYEDADDIIVYNPITGQSETYDVPKDALVLVKNGQHVNEGQVLTDDSSIKAEFEGIVRLKSKGSKVIVFNKDTGLQREYSIAKGKFIIVKDGETVKAGDPLTDGTPNPHDILRIMGPEELAKFLVKEVQMVYRMQGVEINDKHFEVIIRQILRKVKIVDPGDSRFLLNEIVDKVDLDEEIQRVIEEGGKPPKAEPVLVGITKASLSTRSWISAASFQETTRVLADAAVEGKEDRLEGLKENVIIGNIVPAGTGIKQYAEIEAIIPREEIEKLSE from the coding sequence ATGCCATTTGAAAGTATAAGATTATCCCTTGCTTCTCCTGAAAAAATAAGGGAATGGTCCCACGGAGAAGTAAAGAAGCCAGAAACACTTAACTACAGAACATTAAAACCAGAGAAAGACGGTCTTTTCTGTGCAAAGATTTTTGGTCCTGTAAAGGATTACGAATGTCTCTGTGGAAAATACAAAAAGAAAAAGTATGAAGGAACAATATGTGATAGATGTGGAGTTGAAGTAACAAGGTCAGATGTTAGAAGGGAAAGGTTTGGTCATATAGAGCTTGCATCTCCTGTAGCACACATATGGTATCTGAAATCAACTCCCTCAAAAATAGGAAATCTTTTAGGTCTGACATCAAGAGACATAGAAAGGGTTATATACTTTGAGTCCTATCTTATCGTTGAGCATCCAGAAGAGGAAGAAGAAGAAGCATTTGAGAATGACCCAAATACAATTCCCCTTATGGATGGAGCACTGACAAAATACGTGAAGCTGTATGTCAAATCTGAAGAAGAGTTCAGAGAAGCATACGAGTATGAACATTCAGATAAATACGAATACGGAATGGGAGCTGAGAAAGTAAAAGATATTCTATCCAGACTGGATCTTGAGGCATATGCTGCAAAGCTGAGAAAAGAAATGAAATCTTACGCTATAGGATTTGATGAGTTAGGGATAGAGTTTAAACAAAACCAGGAAAGACTTTACAGAAAAGTTATATCTGAGATAGCCCGCAGAATTTCGGAGGCTGGTCTTAAGTTTGGAGAGATTGTGCCAACAGAAAAAGAGATTGATGCAGTTCTTACTAAGGAGTATTATCTCGTTATCGATCCTAAAGACTCTGGACTTTTAGAGGGACAGCTTATACACGAGGAAGAACTGAAAGATATCACAGCAAGAGTTGGGGAAGAAGGGATTGAGGTTGATAAGGGTCCTTCTGCAATAGAAAAACTGTACAAAAAGTACAGAGAGAAAAATCCAGATATACCTATATTTGAAGTTATAAAAGATTCTGTAAGGCAGACAATACTGAAAGAGGTTGCAGAGCAGAAACTGAAAAAATTAGTCAGAAGGCTCAGACTTATAGAAGGTTTTATAAAATCAGGAAATAAACCAGAATGGATGATATTAGACGTCATACCTGTTATACCGCCAGACCTTAGACCCCTTATTCCTCTTGATGGGGGAAGATTTGCAACTTCTGACCTTAACGACCTTTACAGAAGGGTTATAAACAGAAATAACAGGCTGAAAAGACTGATAGAGCTTGACGCTCCTGAGATAATCATAAGAAACGAAAAGCGGATGCTTCAGGAAGCAGTTGATGCTCTGATAGATAATGGAAGAAGAGGAAGAATAGTAACACAGAACAACAGACCTTTAAAATCTCTCTCAGACTCTCTAAGAGGTAAACAGGGTAGATTCAGACAGAACCTTCTTGGAAAGAGGGTTGATTACTCAGGAAGGTCAGTTATCGTTGTAGGACCAGAACTTCAGATGCACCAGTGTGGTCTTCCGAAGATAATGGCTTTAGAGCTGTTTAAGCCATTTATTTACAGAAGATTAGAAGAGAAAGGTTACGCCACATCTATAAAAAATGCCAAAAGAATGGTGCAGGAAAGAGCACCAGAAGTGTGGGAATGTCTTGAAGAAGTTGTAAAACAGCATCCTGTTCTACTTAACAGAGCACCAACACTTCACAGAATGTCTGTTCAGGCATTTGAACCTGTTCTTGTTGAAGGAAAAGCTATCAAGCTTCATCCTCTTGTGTGCCCTCCATTCAACGCAGACTTTGATGGAGACCAGATGGCAGTTCACGTTCCACTTTCTGTCGAAGCACAGATAGAATCTTATGTTCTGATGCTTTCTACACAGAACATACTTTCTCCAGCACACGGTAAACCAATAACAATGCCGTCCCAGGACATAATATTAGGTGCTTACTATATGACCCAGGAGTTAGAAGATGCAAAAGGATCAGGAAAACTATTTGCAAATGAAGATGAGGCTATACTGGCATACGACCTGGGAAAGGTTGACCTTCTGGCAAAGATAAAAGTGAAAAAGGATGGAAAGATTGTTGAGACCACAGTAGGAAGACTGATTTTCAACAAAATTCTTCCTGAAGGTTTCAGATTTGTTAATGAACCTTTAGATAAGAAAAAAATATCAAAGCTGATTTCTGAGATTTATGAGCAGTTTGGAAATGAGGTTACCGCAGAAACACTGGATAAACTGAAAGAACTTGGTTTTGAGTATGCAGCAAAGGCAGGTGTATCCATCTCTGCAGATGACCTTGTGGTTCCAAAGAACAAATGGAAGATTATAAGAAAGGCTGAGGAAGAAGCTGAGAAGGTATGGAAACAGTATGTTGACGGCATAATAACAAAAGGTGAGAGACACAATAAAATTATTGATATATGGTCACAGACAACCAATGAAGTTACAAGACTGCTATTTGAAGAGCTTGAAAAAACAACAAGGATAGAGAACGGTAAAAAATATCCGGGAATATTCAATCCTATATACATGATGGCTCTCTCTGGAGCGAGAGGTAATAGAGACCAGATTAGACAGCTTGCAGGTATGCGTGGACTTATGGCAAAGCACTCTGGTGAATTTATAGAAACACCTATCAGGTCTAACTTTAAGGAAGGTCTGACAATTGTTGAGTACTTTATATCTACATATGGAGCAAGGAAAGGTCTTGCTGATACGGCTCTGAAGACTGCTGTGGCAGGATACCTTACCAGAAGACTGGTTGATGTTGCTCAGGATGTTATAATAACGAACGATGACTGTGGAACACTGAACGGACTTGATGTTTCAGCTATTATAGAAGGTGGAGAGATTGTTGTTTCACTGAAAGACAGAATTGTTGGAAGGTATGCAGCAGAAGATATTTACGATCCCTATACAAAAGAGCTTATTGTTTCTGCCGGTGAAGAGATAGATGAAGAGAAGGCACAGGAAATAGAAAATGCAGGTATTGAAACAGTCAAAATAAGGTCAGTCCTCACCTGTGAACAGAAAAGGGGTGTATGTGCAAAATGTTACGGTAGAGACCTGTCTCAGAAAAAACTTGTGGACATTGGGGAAGCTGTTGGTATTATTGCTGCCCAGTCAATTGGTGAGCCAGGAACACAGCTTACAATGAGAACATTCCACATCGGTGGTGCTGCAACAGCAAAGGCAGTTCAGACAAAACATGTAGCTTCTGTTGAAGGAACTGTAAAACTGTTGAACGTAAAAACTGTTACAGACAGAGAAGGAAAGGTTTTGGTTATTAACAGGGATGGTGCTGTAAAGATTGTTGATGAAGAAGGAAAGATAAAGGAGAGATTCCCTGTTCCATATGGTGGAATTCTGAAGGTTAAGGATGGTGATACTGTTAAACCTGGAGACACCCTCGTTGAGTGGGATCCATTCTCTATACCGATTATTGCAGAAAAGTCTGGAGAGTTAGAGCTGAGAGATGTCATCCTTGATGTAACACTGAGAGAAGAGAGAGACAACATTACAGGAAAAACTATTATGGACATCTCATTTATGAGACCTAAAGATGCTGTTCTTCACACGCCAAGGATGGTTATAAAAGGAGATGACGGAAAGGAATACTCTTATGACCTTCCTGTTAACACTATTATTATGATTTCAAGAAATGATCTTGAGACAAAATGGGATAAATGTCTTGCATGCTCAGAATCCGAGGATGCAGATGTTTATCATAACTATCTGCAGGTAAAACCGGGCTTTAAGGTGGAAGCAGGTGATATTATTGCAAAAATTCCAAGGGAAACAGCAAAAGTTAGAGATATTGTTGGAGGTCTGCCGAGAGTTGAAGAACTCCTTGAAGCAAGAGAACCGAAAAATAAAGCAATTGTTTCAGAGATAGACGGTATTGTCAGAATATACGAAGATGCCGACGACATTATCGTTTATAACCCAATAACTGGACAGTCTGAAACATACGATGTTCCAAAGGATGCCCTTGTCCTTGTCAAAAACGGTCAGCATGTTAATGAGGGACAGGTACTGACAGATGATAGCTCTATAAAGGCAGAGTTTGAGGGAATTGTCAGGCTGAAGTCCAAAGGTTCAAAAGTTATAGTGTTCAACAAAGATACAGGACTGCAGAGAGAATACTCTATAGCAAAAGGTAAGTTTATCATTGTAAAAGATGGAGAAACTGTAAAAGCAGGGGATCCGCTGACAGACGGAACTCCAAATCCCCACGACATACTCAGAATTATGGGACCAGAGGAGCTTGCTAAATTCTTAGTAAAAGAAGTTCAGATGGTTTATAGAATGCAGGGCGTTGAGATAAATGATAAACACTTTGAGGTTATTATCAGACAGATACTGAGAAAGGTTAAGATTGTCGATCCGGGAGATTCAAGATTCCTCCTCAATGAAATAGTAGACAAGGTTGACCTTGATGAAGAAATACAGAGAGTGATAGAAGAGGGAGGAAAACCTCCAAAAGCTGAACCAGTTCTTGTAGGTATAACAAAAGCTTCCCTCTCTACAAGAAGCTGGATATCTGCAGCTTCATTCCAGGAAACAACAAGGGTTCTTGCAGATGCGGCTGTTGAAGGAAAAGAAGACAGATTAGAGGGGCTGAAGGAAAACGTTATTATAGGGAACATCGTTCCTGCTGGAACAGGAATCAAGCAGTATGCAGAGATTGAGGCAATAATACCAAGGGAAGAGATAGAAAAACTGTCCGAATAA